One window of Thermodesulfovibrio aggregans genomic DNA carries:
- a CDS encoding electron transfer flavoprotein subunit beta/FixA family protein, protein MRIIVCIKQVPDVTEVRIDPKTNTLIREGVPSIMNPYDLHAVEAALQIKESTGGKVTAITMGPPQAEEVLREAISMGVDDAILLTDRRFAGADTWATAYTLSRAARKIGFDLIICGKQAIDGDTAQVGPEMAEFLEIPHVSYVRKIDKIESSEMIIERLMDDCYEKIWVSLPALITVVKELNNPRPPSIRGKMAAKKATIPRWNADDIEAEEDKIGLKGSPTMVKNIFAPPPRGERRILEGTPDEQVHTLLKELRRLGCL, encoded by the coding sequence ATGAGGATTATTGTGTGCATTAAACAGGTTCCAGATGTTACAGAAGTAAGAATTGATCCAAAAACAAATACTCTTATAAGAGAAGGTGTTCCAAGTATTATGAATCCTTACGATTTACACGCTGTTGAAGCTGCCCTTCAGATTAAAGAATCTACAGGTGGTAAAGTTACAGCAATTACAATGGGACCACCTCAGGCAGAGGAAGTTCTCAGGGAAGCCATCTCAATGGGCGTTGATGATGCGATTTTGCTTACAGACAGGCGATTTGCAGGAGCAGATACATGGGCAACTGCCTATACTCTTTCCCGTGCAGCAAGAAAGATAGGGTTTGATCTGATAATATGTGGAAAACAGGCAATTGATGGAGATACTGCCCAGGTAGGACCTGAAATGGCTGAATTTCTTGAGATTCCACATGTATCCTATGTGAGAAAAATTGATAAAATAGAGTCTTCCGAGATGATCATTGAAAGACTCATGGATGACTGTTATGAAAAAATATGGGTTAGTCTACCAGCATTGATAACTGTAGTGAAAGAATTAAACAATCCCCGTCCACCTTCAATAAGAGGCAAAATGGCAGCTAAAAAAGCAACAATTCCCAGATGGAATGCCGATGATATTGAAGCTGAAGAAGATAAAATCGGGCTTAAAGGTTCTCCTACAATGGTTAAAAACATATTTGCACCTCCACCAAGAGGAGAAAGAAGAATTCTTGAAGGCACACCTGATGAACAGGTTCACACACTTCTTAAAGAGCTAAGGAGGTTAGGATGCTTATAA
- the trpB gene encoding tryptophan synthase subunit beta, with protein sequence MGKRKGYFGEYGGCFVPETLMPALEELEKAFYRAKIDKNFNEEFESLLKDYVGRPTPLYFAQRLTEHLGGAKIYLKREDLAHTGAHKINNALGQALLAKRLMKKQRIIAETGAGQHGVATATGAALVGLSCDIYMGTEDIRRQKLNVFRMNLLGANVISVDTGSKTLKDAINEALRDWTTNVRTTHYVLGTVFGPHPYPLLVRYFQSIIGREAKKQIIQKEGKLPHCLIACVGGGSNSIGLFSAFLKDNVKMIGVEAGGKGIQTGFHAARFAGGAKGIFQGCLSYVLEDEDGNILETHSVSAGLDYASVGPEHAYLRDTGRVIYTYATDEEALEAFELLSRLEGIIPALESAHALAEAIKIAPKMSKDSIIIVNLSGRGDKDVQEVARIKGISL encoded by the coding sequence ATGGGTAAAAGGAAAGGATACTTTGGGGAATACGGAGGTTGCTTTGTCCCTGAAACTCTCATGCCAGCCCTTGAAGAACTTGAGAAAGCATTTTATAGAGCAAAGATTGATAAAAATTTTAATGAAGAATTTGAGTCACTACTTAAAGATTATGTTGGTCGGCCTACTCCTCTTTACTTTGCTCAGAGATTAACTGAACATCTTGGTGGAGCAAAGATTTATCTTAAAAGAGAAGACCTTGCCCATACAGGTGCACATAAAATCAACAATGCTCTTGGTCAGGCATTACTTGCTAAAAGACTTATGAAAAAACAGAGAATTATAGCTGAAACAGGAGCAGGACAGCATGGTGTAGCCACTGCAACAGGTGCTGCTTTGGTAGGACTCAGCTGTGACATATATATGGGAACTGAAGACATAAGAAGACAAAAGCTCAATGTTTTCAGAATGAATCTACTCGGTGCAAATGTCATTTCTGTTGATACAGGCTCAAAAACCTTAAAAGATGCTATAAATGAAGCATTAAGAGACTGGACAACAAATGTTCGCACAACTCACTATGTATTGGGCACTGTATTTGGTCCACATCCTTATCCACTTCTTGTAAGATATTTTCAAAGTATTATCGGTAGAGAGGCAAAAAAGCAGATAATACAAAAAGAGGGAAAACTTCCTCACTGTTTAATTGCCTGCGTTGGAGGCGGGAGTAACTCAATAGGTCTCTTCAGTGCGTTCTTAAAAGATAATGTAAAGATGATTGGTGTTGAGGCAGGAGGCAAAGGAATTCAAACAGGATTCCATGCAGCAAGATTTGCAGGTGGTGCAAAGGGAATTTTTCAGGGTTGTCTTAGCTATGTTCTTGAAGATGAGGATGGGAACATTCTTGAAACCCACTCTGTAAGTGCTGGACTTGATTATGCCTCTGTTGGACCTGAACATGCCTATCTAAGAGATACAGGCAGGGTAATCTATACTTATGCAACAGATGAGGAAGCTTTGGAAGCTTTTGAACTTTTAAGTAGACTTGAAGGTATTATTCCTGCCCTTGAGTCTGCTCATGCATTAGCTGAAGCAATAAAAATTGCACCTAAAATGTCAAAAGATTCAATCATTATCGTTAACCTCTCAGGAAGAGGAGACAAGGACGTTCAGGAAGTTGCAAGAATAAAAGGAATTTCTCTATGA
- a CDS encoding DUF996 domain-containing protein → MEQTGNVKILGGLGSIFVILGFIPWIGWLLSIAGIVLLFIAMNKLSQIFSDKNIFNKFLTGFLISLAGILLGVIFGLFSMLPMMKNGSYHSMPSGFGLVFTFLIVYALNIAGMYFYRQCFNIIHNYTGINLFKLAGTFMFWGAIGVIVFGLGAIGIFVGWILLAVAFFGLPETYEKTV, encoded by the coding sequence ATGGAACAGACAGGTAATGTAAAAATTTTAGGAGGGCTTGGTTCTATTTTTGTGATTCTTGGTTTTATTCCGTGGATAGGTTGGTTGTTGAGCATTGCAGGCATTGTTTTGCTATTTATTGCTATGAATAAGCTTTCCCAGATATTTTCGGATAAGAACATATTCAATAAATTTTTAACAGGGTTTCTGATTAGCTTGGCAGGTATACTTCTTGGCGTTATTTTTGGATTATTTTCAATGTTGCCAATGATGAAGAATGGTTCTTACCACAGTATGCCATCTGGTTTTGGATTAGTATTTACATTTCTTATTGTTTATGCTTTAAATATAGCTGGCATGTATTTTTACCGTCAATGTTTTAACATTATCCATAACTATACTGGAATAAATCTTTTCAAGCTTGCAGGAACTTTTATGTTCTGGGGTGCCATCGGAGTTATAGTTTTTGGTCTTGGTGCTATTGGGATTTTTGTAGGATGGATATTGCTTGCCGTAGCCTTTTTCGGGCTTCCCGAAACTTATGAAAAAACTGTTTAA
- the trpA gene encoding tryptophan synthase subunit alpha: protein MKGFAVRKKLEEVKKQGKKAFIPYIMAGDPSLEETARRLKLLSEAGADLIELGVPFTDPLADGPTIQRAAERALKSGTTLRKILNFLNEIKEEITTPIILMTYLNPVFCYGIEKFFKDAKEAKVAGVIFPDLTVEESEKYRTFAGKYCIDTIFLVAPTSTSERVKKIVKASTGFVYYVSITGITGSQLKLDNTFMEHIDFVKSLGKPVCVGFGVSKPEEASYVAQFADGVIVGSAIVKVFHETPEKALNFIKSLREAI from the coding sequence ATGAAAGGTTTTGCTGTAAGAAAAAAACTTGAAGAGGTAAAAAAACAAGGTAAAAAAGCATTTATACCCTACATAATGGCAGGTGATCCATCACTTGAAGAGACTGCCAGAAGGCTAAAACTTTTAAGTGAAGCAGGAGCAGATCTCATTGAACTTGGAGTGCCTTTTACAGACCCCCTTGCTGATGGACCTACAATACAGAGAGCTGCAGAGAGAGCTCTTAAGTCTGGTACAACTTTGAGGAAAATACTTAATTTTCTTAACGAAATAAAAGAAGAAATAACAACACCCATAATTCTCATGACCTATCTAAATCCTGTTTTCTGCTATGGCATTGAAAAATTCTTTAAAGATGCAAAAGAAGCAAAGGTTGCAGGAGTTATTTTCCCTGATCTTACCGTGGAAGAATCAGAAAAATATAGAACCTTTGCAGGAAAATATTGTATTGACACCATCTTTCTTGTAGCACCAACATCAACTTCTGAGAGAGTAAAAAAAATTGTGAAAGCTTCAACAGGTTTTGTTTACTATGTATCAATAACAGGAATAACAGGTTCCCAGCTCAAACTTGACAACACTTTCATGGAACACATAGATTTTGTAAAAAGTCTCGGTAAACCTGTATGCGTTGGCTTTGGTGTAAGTAAACCAGAGGAAGCCTCTTATGTAGCTCAGTTTGCCGATGGAGTAATTGTAGGAAGCGCGATTGTAAAAGTGTTTCATGAAACCCCTGAAAAAGCCCTTAACTTTATCAAATCTTTAAGAGAGGCGATATAA
- the accD gene encoding acetyl-CoA carboxylase, carboxyltransferase subunit beta, with product MAWFKRKEPKIEKKVKIPEGLWVKCENCKEIIYRKELENNLKVCPKCKYHFRISAKERINLMTDSGSFVELDAELKSIDPLEFNDTISYKERLLENEKKTGLKEAAIYGDAKINGRDVVVAVLDFSFMGGSMGTVVGEKVTRAAERALERRVPLIIVSASGGARMQEGMFSLMQMAKTSQAIGRLKEAGILYISVLADPTFGGVTASFAMLGDIIIAEPRSLIGFAGPRVIQETIKQQLPEGFQRAEFLLEHGMIDIVVERKELKNTIYRLIEIIMPESGSDNSETSDSLSRNGKEKSSKPLIISQSSG from the coding sequence ATGGCATGGTTTAAAAGAAAAGAACCAAAAATAGAAAAAAAAGTAAAAATTCCTGAAGGACTATGGGTTAAATGTGAAAACTGCAAGGAAATAATATATCGCAAAGAACTTGAGAACAATCTTAAGGTTTGTCCAAAGTGTAAGTATCATTTCAGGATTTCAGCAAAAGAGAGAATCAATCTTATGACAGACAGTGGGAGTTTCGTTGAATTGGATGCTGAACTTAAAAGTATTGATCCACTTGAGTTTAATGATACGATTTCATACAAAGAAAGACTTCTTGAAAATGAAAAAAAGACAGGTCTTAAAGAAGCAGCAATATATGGAGATGCAAAGATAAATGGAAGAGATGTAGTAGTTGCTGTTCTTGATTTCTCCTTTATGGGTGGAAGCATGGGAACAGTTGTTGGAGAAAAAGTAACAAGAGCTGCGGAAAGAGCATTGGAGCGCAGAGTTCCCCTAATTATTGTATCTGCATCTGGTGGTGCAAGAATGCAGGAAGGAATGTTTTCCCTTATGCAAATGGCGAAAACTTCTCAGGCAATTGGAAGGCTAAAGGAAGCAGGAATTCTATATATTTCTGTACTGGCAGATCCAACCTTTGGAGGAGTGACAGCCTCTTTTGCGATGCTTGGTGATATAATTATTGCAGAACCTCGTAGTCTTATAGGTTTTGCAGGTCCAAGGGTAATTCAAGAGACAATAAAACAACAACTTCCAGAAGGATTTCAGAGAGCAGAATTTTTACTGGAACACGGAATGATTGATATAGTTGTAGAGAGGAAAGAACTAAAAAATACTATTTACAGGCTAATCGAAATTATTATGCCAGAATCTGGTTCTGATAACTCCGAAACAAGTGATTCTTTGTCTCGAAATGGCAAAGAAAAAAGTTCCAAACCTCTAATCATCTCTCAATCTTCAGGATAG
- a CDS encoding bifunctional folylpolyglutamate synthase/dihydrofolate synthase, which translates to MKKPEYRELINELYSRRTKGIKLGLERVFSVLEKLDNPHKSFKSIHIAGTNGKGSVSKIIYNLLRNHGVNTGVFTSPHLTRFTERIVVNDCEISEDEVIELVKTIKPFADELTFFEYVTVMAFVFFRQKGVDYAVIETGMGGRLDSTNVVTPVVSVITSIGLDHQEFLGNDIKSIAKEKAGIIKKGVPVVLSKQEKDAEEVIYEKARELDCPVFTYGRDFFAQLKAMDLNGITFIFNSSEFGSQSSEFFLPLTGFHQLENVAVALKAFLTAYSDWKFNLIKEGLKNVKIPGRLEVVSNHPLVIFDIAHNSHAAKNLVKSLKTLTDKKPVVVFGMMRDKDIESFVKYFENYAHKLIFTVPHYERALTVKELDMRIPQNSSGMIKIDEPLEAFKEGLSFCEKNDNLYLLCTGSAYLIGELKEYLGDKTLHRSLGELI; encoded by the coding sequence ATGAAAAAACCAGAGTATAGAGAGTTAATAAATGAACTATATAGCAGAAGAACCAAAGGTATTAAATTGGGACTTGAAAGAGTCTTTTCAGTTTTGGAAAAACTTGACAACCCCCATAAAAGCTTTAAATCAATTCATATAGCTGGCACAAATGGAAAAGGCTCGGTTTCAAAGATAATTTATAATCTGTTAAGAAATCATGGAGTAAATACAGGAGTTTTTACATCTCCTCATCTCACACGATTTACAGAGCGAATAGTTGTTAATGATTGCGAAATCTCTGAAGATGAAGTGATAGAATTAGTTAAAACAATAAAACCATTTGCAGATGAACTTACTTTTTTTGAATATGTTACTGTGATGGCTTTTGTTTTTTTTAGACAAAAAGGAGTTGACTATGCAGTCATTGAAACAGGAATGGGTGGAAGACTTGATTCTACGAATGTAGTAACACCTGTTGTTTCAGTAATTACAAGTATTGGGCTTGATCATCAGGAATTTCTTGGAAATGACATAAAATCCATTGCCAAAGAAAAGGCTGGAATTATAAAAAAGGGAGTTCCTGTTGTTTTATCAAAACAGGAAAAAGATGCTGAAGAGGTGATTTATGAAAAAGCCAGGGAGCTTGACTGTCCAGTTTTCACATATGGTAGAGATTTTTTTGCTCAACTTAAGGCAATGGATTTAAATGGAATTACTTTTATTTTTAACTCTTCAGAGTTCGGTTCTCAGTCTTCAGAATTTTTTTTACCCCTTACAGGATTTCATCAACTTGAAAATGTAGCGGTGGCATTGAAAGCTTTTTTAACCGCTTACTCTGACTGGAAATTTAATTTAATAAAAGAAGGTCTTAAAAATGTCAAAATTCCAGGCAGACTTGAAGTTGTATCGAACCATCCTCTTGTAATTTTTGATATTGCCCATAATTCACATGCTGCAAAAAATCTTGTAAAATCACTAAAAACTCTAACAGACAAAAAACCTGTGGTTGTTTTTGGAATGATGCGAGATAAAGATATAGAGAGCTTTGTTAAATATTTTGAAAATTACGCTCATAAATTGATTTTTACAGTACCCCACTATGAAAGGGCATTAACAGTGAAGGAATTAGATATGAGAATTCCTCAAAATAGTTCGGGCATGATTAAAATAGATGAACCATTAGAGGCTTTCAAAGAAGGGCTCTCTTTTTGCGAAAAAAATGACAACCTATATCTTCTTTGTACAGGTTCAGCCTATCTTATTGGTGAACTAAAGGAGTATCTTGGAGATAAAACTTTGCATAGAAGTCTTGGAGAATTAATATGA
- the mdh gene encoding malate dehydrogenase, producing MRKKVGIVGAGNVGATLALFAVNSGLADVVLYDIVEGMPQGKALDILQNTAVLGIEASITGTNSLDDLAGSDIVVITAGLARKPGMRRKDLLMANADIVGGIVNKLAPQCPQAIYIVVTNPMDVMAYLTLALSGVDRKRVIGMGGILDSSRFKTFISMELGVSPRDIETLVLGGHGLYMVPLVRFTTVKGIPLSKWLSQEKIEALVQRTREGGAEIVSLLKTGSAYYAPAQSTFEMIKAIILDEKRLLPCSVYLDGEYGVKDVFNGVPVVLGKQGVEKIVEVELTDEERAAFANSTEEVKSMIQILREEGKI from the coding sequence ATGAGAAAAAAAGTAGGTATTGTCGGAGCAGGAAATGTCGGTGCAACCCTTGCACTCTTTGCTGTAAACAGCGGGCTTGCTGATGTTGTTCTCTATGATATTGTTGAAGGTATGCCACAGGGCAAAGCTCTTGATATTTTGCAAAACACCGCTGTATTGGGCATAGAAGCATCAATTACAGGAACAAACAGCCTTGATGATCTTGCAGGCTCAGATATAGTTGTAATAACTGCAGGCCTGGCAAGAAAACCTGGCATGAGAAGAAAGGATTTGTTGATGGCTAATGCAGATATTGTTGGAGGCATTGTAAATAAACTTGCCCCTCAATGTCCTCAGGCAATTTATATAGTTGTTACAAATCCTATGGATGTAATGGCTTATTTAACACTTGCTCTATCAGGCGTTGATAGAAAGAGAGTTATTGGAATGGGAGGAATTCTTGATTCATCAAGGTTTAAGACTTTCATTTCAATGGAACTCGGAGTTTCTCCCCGTGATATAGAAACTCTTGTTCTTGGCGGACATGGTCTTTACATGGTTCCACTTGTAAGATTTACAACTGTAAAAGGTATACCCCTTTCAAAATGGCTTTCACAGGAGAAAATTGAAGCCCTTGTTCAGAGAACTCGTGAAGGTGGTGCTGAAATTGTTTCTCTCCTTAAAACAGGCTCTGCCTATTATGCACCCGCTCAATCAACCTTTGAGATGATTAAAGCAATAATTCTTGATGAAAAGAGACTTCTACCCTGTTCTGTTTATCTTGATGGAGAATATGGAGTAAAAGATGTATTCAACGGAGTCCCTGTTGTGCTTGGCAAACAGGGAGTTGAAAAAATAGTTGAAGTTGAGCTTACTGATGAGGAAAGAGCAGCTTTTGCAAACTCTACAGAAGAAGTAAAAAGCATGATACAAATTCTAAGAGAGGAGGGTAAGATATGA
- the fabD gene encoding ACP S-malonyltransferase, whose product MIAFVFPGQGSQYVGMAKDLSVCAKDLFETASEILGFDLAKLCFEGPQTELNKTENTQPAILTVSYALLREFSVSGISPAYVAGHSLGEYTAALCGEVFSFSDAIRITRKRGQLMQSAQPEGKGAMAAVLGLDEETLKQICESIKNFYVDLANLNCPGQIVISGEAEGVRKASELAKQKGAKKVVPLQVSIPSHCMLMKEVAQEFGQFLRSFNFNDSKIPIVSNVDAVEVKEAEAILNAFVRQLYSPVRWQDCVKYMISKGVNTFIEIGPGKVLSGLIRRIDSSVKIYNIENLEDLNNVKKEVSG is encoded by the coding sequence ATGATTGCCTTTGTTTTTCCAGGACAGGGCTCACAATATGTTGGAATGGCTAAAGATTTATCCGTATGTGCAAAGGATTTATTTGAAACAGCTAGTGAGATTTTGGGTTTTGATCTTGCAAAGTTATGCTTTGAAGGACCTCAAACTGAATTAAATAAAACAGAAAATACCCAGCCAGCAATACTTACTGTATCCTATGCATTGCTGAGAGAATTTTCAGTTTCAGGGATTTCACCGGCTTATGTGGCAGGACACTCACTTGGAGAGTACACAGCAGCACTTTGTGGAGAGGTTTTCTCTTTTAGTGATGCTATTAGAATTACAAGAAAAAGAGGACAGCTTATGCAGAGTGCTCAACCAGAGGGTAAGGGTGCAATGGCTGCTGTTTTAGGACTTGATGAAGAGACTCTTAAACAAATCTGTGAGAGCATAAAAAATTTCTATGTTGATCTTGCGAATTTAAACTGTCCAGGACAGATTGTAATATCTGGAGAGGCAGAGGGTGTTAGAAAAGCATCAGAGCTGGCAAAGCAAAAGGGTGCTAAAAAGGTCGTTCCTCTTCAGGTAAGTATCCCTTCCCATTGTATGCTTATGAAAGAGGTGGCGCAGGAGTTTGGGCAATTTTTGAGAAGTTTTAATTTTAATGACTCAAAAATACCAATTGTTAGCAATGTTGATGCAGTAGAGGTTAAGGAAGCAGAGGCTATTTTGAATGCTTTTGTAAGGCAGCTCTATAGCCCTGTAAGATGGCAGGATTGTGTAAAATACATGATTTCAAAGGGAGTTAATACATTTATAGAAATTGGACCCGGTAAAGTTCTTTCAGGACTTATAAGAAGGATTGATTCTTCAGTAAAGATTTACAACATAGAAAACTTAGAAGATTTGAACAATGTTAAAAAGGAGGTTTCAGGATGA
- the ndk gene encoding nucleoside-diphosphate kinase encodes MEKTLVIIKPDAVKKNLIGEIISRFEKQGLRIAALKKIKMTKEQAKGFYIVHKERPFYESLTDFMSEGPVVVMVIEGDDAIARVRKIMGATNPAQAEEGTIRKDFAENIERNAVHGSDSPQSAAYEIPYFFSAIEIL; translated from the coding sequence ATGGAGAAAACTCTTGTAATAATTAAGCCAGATGCGGTTAAAAAAAATCTTATTGGAGAGATAATTTCAAGATTTGAAAAGCAAGGATTGAGAATTGCAGCTCTTAAGAAGATCAAGATGACAAAGGAGCAGGCAAAGGGCTTTTACATTGTTCACAAAGAAAGACCTTTTTATGAGTCACTTACTGATTTCATGTCTGAAGGACCTGTTGTAGTGATGGTGATTGAAGGCGATGATGCAATAGCAAGGGTAAGAAAAATTATGGGAGCAACAAATCCTGCTCAGGCAGAGGAAGGTACAATTAGAAAAGACTTTGCTGAAAACATTGAAAGAAATGCAGTACATGGTTCTGATTCACCTCAATCAGCAGCCTATGAAATTCCTTACTTTTTCTCAGCGATAGAAATTCTTTAA
- a CDS encoding electron transfer flavoprotein subunit alpha codes for MLIRIDIEKCTGCGTCLNVCPFGAIIIKEYKAFITEACTLCGACVESCPESAIIDERGKEEAKQATMEDMQDSKFKVQGVWVFAEQSQGKIASVAYELLGIGRKLAEELKSELSAVLFGPSDEVQELIKWGADKVYYADASQYAYLDDELYARTLVKLINQHKPEILLAGATAIGRSFIPRVAARLRVGLTADCTGLEIDKETGNLLQIRPAFGGNIMATIVSPTSRPQIATVRPRVMKRGEYNPDKKGEIIKIEPLEPTGKVKVLERVEETSFCKVNLQDAKVIVSGGRGIGGPEGFSMLWELASLLGGTVGASRAAVDEGWIPYAHQVGQTGKTVCPKLYIACGISGAVQHLVGMQSSDIIVAINKDPNAPIFNVATYGIVGDVKVIVPLMIKKLKEGVSE; via the coding sequence ATGCTTATAAGAATTGATATAGAAAAATGTACAGGTTGTGGTACCTGTCTAAATGTATGCCCCTTTGGTGCAATAATAATCAAAGAATACAAAGCTTTCATAACAGAAGCCTGTACACTCTGTGGTGCCTGTGTGGAATCCTGCCCCGAGTCTGCAATAATTGATGAAAGAGGGAAAGAAGAAGCAAAACAGGCAACCATGGAAGATATGCAAGATTCAAAGTTCAAGGTTCAGGGAGTATGGGTATTTGCAGAACAATCACAGGGCAAAATTGCCTCTGTTGCCTATGAATTACTCGGGATAGGAAGAAAACTTGCAGAGGAGCTTAAATCTGAACTTTCTGCGGTCCTTTTCGGACCATCAGATGAAGTTCAGGAGCTTATTAAATGGGGAGCAGACAAAGTTTACTATGCTGATGCTTCTCAATATGCTTACCTGGATGATGAATTATATGCCAGAACTCTTGTAAAGCTTATAAATCAGCACAAACCTGAAATACTTCTTGCCGGTGCCACTGCCATAGGTCGTTCATTTATTCCAAGAGTTGCAGCAAGATTGAGGGTTGGTTTAACAGCAGACTGCACAGGACTTGAAATTGATAAGGAAACAGGAAATCTTCTTCAGATTCGTCCAGCTTTTGGAGGAAATATTATGGCAACTATTGTTTCTCCAACAAGCAGGCCACAGATTGCCACAGTAAGACCCCGTGTAATGAAGAGAGGTGAATATAATCCTGATAAGAAAGGTGAGATAATAAAAATTGAACCTCTTGAGCCAACAGGAAAGGTAAAAGTTCTTGAAAGAGTTGAAGAAACATCCTTCTGTAAGGTAAATCTTCAGGATGCAAAGGTTATTGTTTCAGGTGGCAGAGGAATTGGTGGTCCTGAGGGTTTCAGCATGCTCTGGGAACTTGCCTCTCTCTTAGGTGGCACTGTGGGAGCATCCCGTGCAGCAGTTGATGAAGGATGGATTCCTTATGCCCATCAGGTAGGACAGACAGGTAAAACAGTATGCCCAAAGCTTTATATAGCCTGCGGAATTTCAGGTGCAGTTCAGCATCTTGTGGGAATGCAATCCAGCGATATAATTGTTGCAATAAATAAGGACCCTAATGCTCCAATATTCAATGTGGCAACCTATGGAATTGTGGGAGATGTTAAGGTAATTGTTCCTCTTATGATTAAAAAATTAAAGGAAGGAGTTTCTGAATGA